Proteins encoded in a region of the Bicyclus anynana chromosome 9, ilBicAnyn1.1, whole genome shotgun sequence genome:
- the LOC112043886 gene encoding histidine-rich glycoprotein-like produces MRSLLVLCGLVALVAAVSSREIGAKGDADLEVAASHHHGHHGGHHEGGGHEHHGDHHHDHDHHDHKGHKGHHEHHHGHKGHHHHEGHKGHHGEHGGHKKHHHHDEGYHHHHGHGEKGHHGHGHDEHGHWHKGHDTKGHHGIEHHDEFKKDKHFHDHHGEKGHHSHHGGHHHEGGHKKGGHFHHGHKHHDHHDHDHGKHGHHEHGGHHHHHKGHHGEDGHHEHHHHHHDHGKKGEHGHHKHWHHKGH; encoded by the coding sequence ATGAGAAGCCTTCTGGTGTTGTGTGGGCTCGTGGCCCTCGTGGCCGCCGTCTCCTCCCGGGAGATCGGGGCCAAGGGCGATGCTGATCTGGAGGTGGCGGCGTCTCACCACCACGGCCACCACGGTGGACACCACGAGGGCGGTGGCCACGAGCATCACGGTGACCATCACCACGATCACGATCACCACGACCACAAGGGACACAAGGGACACCATGAGCACCACCACGGACACAAGGGCCATCACCACCACGAAGGTCACAAAGGTCACCACGGTGAGCACGGCGGCCACAAAAAGCACCACCACCACGACGAGGGCTACCATCATCACCACGGCCACGGAGAGAAGGGCCACCACGGGCACGGGCACGACGAGCACGGCCACTGGCACAAGGGCCACGACACGAAGGGCCATCACGGCATCGAACACCACGATGAATTCAAGAAGGACAAGCACTTCCACGACCACCACGGCGAGAAGGGACACCATTCGCACCACGGCGGTCACCATCATGAGGGCGGTCACAAGAAGGGCGGTCACTTCCACCACGGCCACAAACACCACGATCACCACGACCATGACCACGGCAAACACGGCCACCACGAACATGGAGgacaccaccaccaccacaagGGACACCACGGAGAGGACGGCCACCATGAgcatcaccaccatcatcatgaCCATGGCAAGAAGGGCGAACACGGCCACCACAAGCACTGGCACCACAAGGGACACTAA